A section of the Rattus norvegicus strain BN/NHsdMcwi chromosome 15, GRCr8, whole genome shotgun sequence genome encodes:
- the LOC100363428 gene encoding PCNA-associated factor-like — MVKVCVNRFGDIPGDYRKVVASQAPRKVLGFSTFVTNSSGSSRKVENKNAGGNSVFARPTPKWQKCIREFFRLSPKDSVKEKQILEEAGSSGLGKSRRKPCPWQPDHRDDENE, encoded by the exons atggtgaaagTCTGTGTGAACAGATTTGGCG ACATCCCAGGAGACTACAGAAAAGTGGTGGCTTCTCAAGCCCCTAGGAAGGTGCTTGGCTTCTCCACCTTTGTCACCAATTCTTCAGGTTCGTCTAGAAAAGTTGAAAATAAGAATGCTGGAGGGAACTCAGTCTTTGCTCGCCCAACTCCCAAGTGGCAAAAATGCATCAGGGAATTCTTCAGGCTGTCCCCTAAAGATTCTGTAAAAGAGAAGCAGATTCTTGAAGAAGCAGGAAGCAGTGGCTTAGGAAAATCAAGGAGAAAACCATGTCCTTGGCAACCTGATCACAGAGATGATGAAAATGAATAG